The genomic interval AAATTGACCGGATCAAATCCGCCATTCAAAACGGAGAGTATTCGATCAATTACGAACGACTGGCCGAAGCAATCGAAAATTTCGAAATGGATTTTTAACCGGCGTTTTCCCCAATCCCGGTTAAAACTCTGTTCCTCATCAGGAGTGTATAAATATGACTGCACAACCATGGTTAGATTCCGTGATTGACCTGCTTCAGCAGGAAATCGCCTTATCCTCGCAAATTGATGCCCAGCTGGTCCTTGAACGGGACGCTTTGTTAAGCAGAGATGCCCAATCGGTAGCTCAGTACAGTCAGCAAAAAAATACTCTGCTGATTGATCTCGACAGTAAACATTCAACCCTCATGCAAACCATTAGCGAAGCAACGGGCCAGCCCCAGGAAGCCCTTAGCGACGATCAATGGCTGCAGACAATCACTGATGCCAGAAAAGAACAGCTGTCAAAACTCTGGTATGAGCTGCACGATCAGTTGAAGGCCCTTAAACACAAAAATCTGCAAAATGGCGTTTCGCTCAATCGCGTCGTTTCAAGAAGCCGTTTCCTGCTCAGGCTGCTGAAGGGTGATAACAGCCCACAGACTTATGATGCCAAAGGCATGGAAAGCAGTTCCAGGCAGGGGTCCTTAGGCAAGGCATAGGCTTGCAAACATGTATTTTGAGCCGCTCACTCTATTCATTCTCGGCGAAATTCTGATCGTATACATCGCCATCTCCATATTCCTGTTTTATCGCGGACGGCTCTACCAACTACTAAAAGATCTTCTCAAGGAAATGCGTCGAAACCGCATGCTGCGGGAAACCCTGAATGCCAAGCGTGCAGCAGGTGAACGGGCCAAAAATGTCAGTTTCAGCAAAGATTTCATGGACGCCGTCAACAGCGGCGGACGCGACATCTATACCAATATGGTCGAGGTCAAGCTACAGCACACAGAAAAGGCAAAGGCTGAACTGGGCCCGGAGAATCTGGAATACAATCCCGCTCATCCCCCCATGGCGCGCTATCTGGCATTGCGCAGCACCTTGTTAAACATGGAAAAAGAAGCGCCCGAAAGTGGTCAGCCGGATCAGGCCCAA from Gynuella sunshinyii YC6258 carries:
- the flgN gene encoding flagellar protein FlgN, with translation MTAQPWLDSVIDLLQQEIALSSQIDAQLVLERDALLSRDAQSVAQYSQQKNTLLIDLDSKHSTLMQTISEATGQPQEALSDDQWLQTITDARKEQLSKLWYELHDQLKALKHKNLQNGVSLNRVVSRSRFLLRLLKGDNSPQTYDAKGMESSSRQGSLGKA